Proteins from a single region of Polynucleobacter sp. KF022:
- the hemE gene encoding uroporphyrinogen decarboxylase — translation MSLLLNDRFLKACLGEAVDQTPLWLMRQAGRYLPEYNATRARAGSFLGLAKNPAYATEVTLQPLDRYPLDAAILFSDILTIPDAMGLGLKFTAGEGPSFEHPLRTEEAVKKLRLADMDQLKYVFDAVSEIRKALIQDGKQRVPLIGFSGSPWTLACYMVDGSSADDFRHAKTMMFSRPDLMQHILDVNAQSVAAYLTEQVKAGAQALMIFDTWGGMLPDGWYQKISLASMQKVIAMLPREYEGRKIPVIMFTKGGAIWLNDMAQVGADVIAIDWTMSLSRARKQLLAMNKPLALQGNLDPLILFAEPKQIAEQANLILEDLASAPALKSGLHPLDGHVFNLGHGISQFTPPESVTALAEAVINRSRSLRTKS, via the coding sequence ATCTCCTTGCTGTTAAATGATCGGTTTTTAAAAGCCTGCCTGGGCGAAGCGGTTGATCAAACACCGCTTTGGCTCATGCGTCAAGCCGGCCGCTATCTCCCTGAATACAACGCTACACGGGCCAGAGCTGGAAGTTTTCTAGGGCTCGCAAAAAATCCTGCCTATGCTACTGAAGTAACCCTTCAGCCTTTGGATCGTTATCCATTGGATGCGGCTATTTTGTTCTCCGATATTTTGACTATTCCCGATGCAATGGGATTGGGTCTGAAATTTACGGCTGGCGAAGGCCCAAGCTTTGAGCACCCTCTTCGCACAGAAGAAGCGGTTAAGAAATTACGTCTAGCTGATATGGATCAGCTTAAATATGTTTTTGATGCTGTTTCAGAAATTCGTAAAGCATTAATTCAGGATGGCAAACAGCGCGTTCCATTAATTGGCTTCTCTGGAAGCCCATGGACATTAGCTTGCTACATGGTTGATGGCTCTAGCGCTGATGATTTCCGTCATGCTAAAACCATGATGTTTAGTCGCCCTGACTTGATGCAGCATATTCTTGATGTCAATGCACAATCGGTTGCCGCCTATTTAACTGAGCAAGTAAAGGCCGGTGCACAGGCGCTAATGATTTTTGATACTTGGGGCGGGATGCTTCCAGATGGTTGGTATCAAAAGATATCTTTGGCGTCTATGCAAAAAGTGATTGCTATGTTGCCACGCGAGTATGAGGGTAGAAAAATTCCTGTGATTATGTTTACTAAGGGTGGCGCAATTTGGCTCAATGACATGGCGCAAGTTGGTGCTGATGTGATTGCGATTGACTGGACGATGTCATTAAGTCGTGCAAGAAAACAATTGCTCGCAATGAATAAGCCTTTAGCATTGCAAGGTAATTTAGACCCGCTAATTCTGTTCGCAGAGCCAAAACAAATTGCCGAACAAGCAAACCTCATTCTGGAAGATTTGGCGAGCGCACCAGCCCTTAAATCTGGCTTACATCCTTTAGATGGACATGTCTTTAATTTGGGCCATGGCATTTCTCAGTTCACTCCTCCTGAGAGCGTCACTGCACTGGCTGAAGCTGTCATTAATCGCTCTAGGTCACTCAGAACAAAGTCATAA
- a CDS encoding c-type cytochrome, translated as MSNEHGSLIKSPKQLIIMVFASFFVPLIIILLLMVFVNNGKRTDSSASAEQLIKPVAQLNFKDASTPKELQTGEQVYKAVCAACHASGAAGAPKFGDAGAWASRLGKGYDGLLTSVIKGKGAMPARGGAAPADVSDYELGRAVVYLANSAGGKLPEPKAPAAPAAK; from the coding sequence ATGAGCAACGAGCACGGAAGTCTGATTAAGTCCCCAAAACAACTCATCATCATGGTGTTTGCAAGCTTTTTTGTGCCACTCATCATTATTTTGCTGTTAATGGTGTTTGTGAACAATGGCAAGCGCACCGATTCCTCTGCAAGTGCCGAGCAACTGATTAAGCCAGTAGCGCAGTTGAACTTTAAGGACGCTAGCACTCCTAAGGAGCTGCAAACAGGTGAGCAGGTTTATAAGGCGGTTTGTGCTGCATGCCATGCGAGCGGCGCTGCAGGTGCCCCTAAATTTGGTGATGCCGGTGCATGGGCTTCACGTTTAGGCAAAGGCTACGATGGTTTACTGACATCCGTCATTAAAGGTAAAGGCGCTATGCCTGCGCGGGGTGGAGCAGCCCCTGCTGATGTTAGCGATTACGAGTTAGGCCGAGCAGTTGTGTATTTGGCTAACTCTGCTGGTGGAAAATTGCCAGAGCCAAAAGCGCCAGCTGC
- a CDS encoding F0F1 ATP synthase subunit epsilon, which produces MSTIRVDVVSAEQSIFSGEAKFVALPGESGELGILRGHTPLITRIRPGSVRIEKADGDEEFVFVAGGYLEVQPDHVTVLADTAIRGHDLDEAKATEAKKRAEEAMQNRGTDFDLALAQSEFAMAAAQLAAIARFRRKK; this is translated from the coding sequence ATGTCAACCATACGCGTCGATGTAGTAAGTGCTGAGCAGTCTATTTTCAGTGGGGAAGCGAAGTTTGTTGCGCTTCCTGGCGAAAGTGGTGAGCTCGGCATTTTGCGCGGCCACACTCCTTTGATTACACGTATTCGTCCAGGTTCAGTTCGTATTGAAAAAGCTGACGGCGATGAAGAGTTTGTTTTCGTAGCAGGTGGCTATTTAGAAGTTCAGCCTGATCACGTTACCGTATTGGCAGATACTGCCATTCGCGGTCATGACCTCGATGAAGCTAAAGCTACTGAAGCCAAGAAGCGCGCTGAAGAAGCTATGCAAAATCGTGGCACTGACTTTGATTTGGCTTTGGCCCAGTCCGAGTTTGCAATGGCAGCAGCACAGTTGGCTGCAATTGCTCGTTTCCGTCGTAAAAAGTAA
- the priA gene encoding primosomal protein N', translating to MAPPIVVQVVVDKPLAQGFDYLWDEGLLGGPPTIGALVEAPFGRSSLVGIVIKVSAHSDYEIDKLKKVSKVAPLPPLDPAVLRLMNFASQYYIHALGETIIPTIPQMWKKPDDWEKIPKKLVADEEKQKKKTKQEAVEGYVDEGHLNEGQKLALEKLRACPSNKFKAILLQGQTGSGKTAVFLNWLSGILQDADAQVLLLVPEINLTPQLERRVRAYFPDKKMVVLHSGVSEKVRGIAWHDAMTGKAQIILGTRLAALTPLPNLRAIVVDEEHDPSYKQQDGIRYSARDLAIWRAHDLNIPILLASATPSLETWIAARAGRYENIRLDQRSQGASLPEVHLVNTRDPQTQFSPGDAERPKSKSLITKTLAHAVSRNLEGKQQSLILINRRGYAPVLSCGACSWLSRCEQCSSYMVLHKAGALGRKSVLSCHHCGLVKAIPNHCPDCGNADLKTLGQGTQKVEDSIEEMWPNARVLRVDTDSSRKSKGAEELFQEIHAGNVDIVVGTQMIAKGHDYQNIGLVAVLDADSRLFSQDFRAAERLFAQLVQVAGRAGRSGKDGDASGAIYIETQFPEAAVFQFLLRHDVDGFLSFTANERKEAGLPPFAYQALVHAEAKSLDKAIQFLGTLKGYLKSGGHISKGLRVYDPVPKAMMRVAGSERAQLLVESDDRKNLQEILEAVDRYLRENSQGRISKEGRIRWLIERDPISI from the coding sequence ATGGCCCCTCCAATCGTTGTTCAGGTCGTCGTTGACAAGCCCCTTGCTCAGGGCTTTGACTACCTGTGGGATGAGGGGTTACTAGGAGGCCCGCCAACTATTGGTGCGCTGGTAGAGGCCCCCTTTGGGCGTAGCTCGCTTGTCGGAATTGTTATTAAAGTAAGTGCTCACTCTGACTACGAGATTGATAAATTAAAAAAAGTTTCTAAGGTTGCCCCACTGCCCCCTTTAGACCCAGCAGTGCTGCGCTTAATGAACTTTGCTAGTCAGTATTACATCCATGCTCTTGGGGAAACCATTATCCCCACCATTCCACAGATGTGGAAAAAGCCGGATGACTGGGAAAAAATTCCAAAAAAGTTAGTTGCTGACGAAGAAAAGCAAAAGAAAAAAACGAAACAAGAAGCTGTTGAGGGATATGTCGATGAAGGCCATTTAAACGAAGGACAAAAACTTGCGTTAGAAAAATTGCGTGCCTGCCCCTCGAATAAATTCAAAGCAATTCTTTTACAAGGACAAACTGGAAGCGGAAAGACTGCAGTATTTTTAAATTGGCTCAGTGGAATTTTGCAAGATGCAGATGCACAAGTGTTGCTCTTGGTTCCCGAGATAAATTTAACGCCACAGTTAGAGCGCAGGGTACGCGCGTATTTCCCAGACAAAAAAATGGTCGTGCTTCACAGCGGCGTAAGTGAAAAAGTCAGAGGTATTGCATGGCACGATGCAATGACTGGCAAAGCCCAAATTATTTTAGGCACACGTCTTGCCGCTTTAACGCCGCTACCCAATCTTCGCGCTATTGTTGTTGATGAAGAGCATGACCCATCTTATAAACAACAAGACGGAATTCGTTACTCTGCACGCGATCTTGCTATTTGGCGCGCTCATGATTTAAATATTCCGATTCTCTTGGCATCCGCCACGCCATCACTTGAAACCTGGATAGCTGCTAGGGCTGGCCGCTATGAAAACATTCGCTTAGATCAGCGCTCTCAAGGTGCAAGCCTTCCCGAAGTGCATTTGGTGAACACGCGTGATCCACAAACACAATTTAGTCCTGGCGATGCAGAGAGACCAAAGTCTAAAAGCCTTATTACAAAAACGCTTGCGCATGCTGTTAGTCGGAATTTAGAGGGCAAGCAGCAAAGCCTAATACTTATTAATCGACGCGGATATGCGCCAGTTCTGAGTTGTGGCGCATGCTCATGGCTATCGAGATGCGAGCAATGTAGCTCTTATATGGTGCTTCATAAGGCCGGCGCTTTGGGTAGGAAATCCGTGCTAAGTTGTCACCATTGCGGTTTAGTGAAGGCGATTCCCAATCATTGTCCCGACTGTGGAAATGCTGATCTGAAGACTTTGGGACAAGGCACCCAAAAGGTTGAAGACTCTATTGAGGAGATGTGGCCCAATGCCCGGGTATTGAGGGTCGACACGGACTCAAGCAGAAAAAGCAAGGGTGCTGAAGAGCTTTTTCAGGAGATACATGCGGGGAATGTAGATATCGTTGTTGGCACCCAGATGATTGCCAAGGGGCACGATTATCAAAACATCGGCTTAGTGGCCGTATTAGATGCTGACAGTAGATTGTTTTCTCAAGACTTCAGGGCAGCAGAAAGATTATTTGCACAGCTGGTTCAGGTAGCTGGTCGTGCCGGAAGATCTGGCAAAGATGGTGATGCGAGCGGCGCAATTTATATTGAAACCCAGTTTCCGGAGGCAGCAGTCTTCCAGTTTTTGCTGCGTCACGACGTCGATGGATTTTTATCCTTTACGGCAAATGAAAGGAAAGAAGCGGGCCTGCCCCCATTTGCCTATCAGGCATTAGTGCATGCTGAGGCTAAAAGCCTGGATAAGGCCATTCAATTTTTGGGTACCTTGAAGGGATACCTAAAGTCTGGCGGCCATATATCTAAAGGCCTCAGAGTCTATGACCCCGTTCCCAAGGCCATGATGCGCGTGGCAGGCTCAGAGCGTGCCCAACTATTGGTGGAGTCAGATGACCGCAAAAACCTACAAGAAATTTTAGAAGCAGTAGATCGCTATTTGCGTGAGAATTCTCAGGGGCGCATTAGCAAGGAAGGTCGTATCCGTTGGCTTATTGAGCGCGACCCAATTTCAATCTAA
- a CDS encoding fatty acid desaturase → MAQGETGRAILLLVIDALLWLGCIAGTIFVESILLKIIFGLVAGFVTGRIFILGHDACHQSYTPNRELNKVLGRIAFLPSLTPYSLWDVGHNVVHHGQTNLKGFDFVWAPLSKSEFDALPAWRKALERLYRSGWGPVFYYLIEIWWRREYFPNAKNKPGDRPIFLKDNLLVTAFAIVWIGCLIAGAIATGQSIWVGLITGFVVPFLFWNGMIGFVVYVHHTHPKVSWYDKKSEWLRAQPFVSTTVHLTFNWIWGKLMHHIMEHTAHHVDMSVPLYRLPEAQQTLETILPERIFVQKFSWSWYFDTARKCKLYDFENKAWLDFDGNKTADSVRVVLSPAPAGQNG, encoded by the coding sequence ATGGCACAGGGTGAAACTGGGCGTGCAATCTTGCTCCTAGTAATCGATGCTCTCTTATGGCTTGGCTGCATTGCAGGAACTATTTTTGTTGAAAGTATTCTGCTCAAAATTATTTTTGGTTTGGTCGCAGGCTTTGTAACAGGACGCATCTTTATTCTGGGTCATGACGCTTGTCACCAAAGCTACACCCCTAATCGCGAACTCAACAAAGTGTTGGGTCGTATTGCATTCTTGCCATCACTCACACCATATAGCTTGTGGGATGTTGGTCATAACGTTGTACATCATGGCCAAACAAATTTGAAGGGTTTTGACTTTGTTTGGGCGCCTTTATCAAAATCAGAATTCGACGCGCTTCCCGCATGGCGTAAAGCTCTAGAGCGCCTTTACCGCAGCGGCTGGGGTCCTGTTTTCTATTACCTAATTGAAATTTGGTGGAGACGTGAGTACTTCCCAAATGCAAAAAATAAACCCGGTGATCGTCCAATTTTCCTAAAAGATAATCTGCTTGTTACCGCATTTGCGATTGTTTGGATCGGCTGCTTAATCGCTGGCGCTATCGCTACAGGACAATCTATCTGGGTTGGCTTAATCACTGGTTTTGTAGTTCCATTTTTGTTCTGGAACGGCATGATTGGATTTGTAGTCTACGTACACCATACCCACCCAAAGGTATCTTGGTATGACAAGAAATCTGAGTGGCTACGTGCTCAACCGTTTGTCTCTACAACCGTACATCTGACTTTTAACTGGATTTGGGGCAAATTGATGCACCACATCATGGAGCATACTGCCCACCACGTCGATATGAGCGTACCGCTTTATCGCTTGCCAGAGGCCCAACAGACACTAGAGACCATCCTTCCAGAGCGTATTTTTGTACAAAAGTTCTCCTGGTCTTGGTATTTCGATACTGCTCGCAAATGCAAGCTATACGACTTTGAGAACAAGGCATGGCTCGATTTTGATGGCAATAAAACAGCAGATTCGGTCCGGGTTGTGCTTAGCCCAGCCCCAGCGGGACAAAACGGGTAA
- a CDS encoding MBL fold metallo-hydrolase encodes MKLGIVPVTPYEQNCSILVCQETGDAAVVDPGGDIEKILDGVKQMGGSVKKILLTHGHLDHCAAAKDLADQLGVPIEGPQEDERFWIDQLPEQTVRFGFGHAKVFEPDRWLNNGDHVQVGNIDLEVFHCPGHTPGHVVFFDKEDRLAIVGDVLFAGSIGRTDFPRGNHADLINAIKTKLWPLGDDVQFVPGHGPMSTIGQERKTNPYVGDRA; translated from the coding sequence ATCAAATTAGGAATCGTACCTGTTACGCCTTATGAGCAAAATTGCTCCATCTTGGTTTGCCAAGAGACTGGCGACGCTGCGGTGGTAGATCCAGGTGGAGATATTGAAAAGATCCTTGATGGCGTTAAGCAGATGGGTGGAAGCGTTAAAAAGATCTTGCTCACTCATGGGCATCTTGATCATTGTGCAGCTGCCAAAGACTTGGCTGATCAGCTGGGCGTGCCTATTGAGGGGCCGCAGGAAGACGAGCGATTTTGGATTGATCAATTACCAGAGCAAACGGTGCGCTTTGGTTTTGGACATGCTAAAGTTTTTGAGCCTGATCGTTGGTTGAATAATGGCGATCATGTGCAGGTGGGCAATATTGATCTTGAAGTGTTTCATTGTCCAGGACACACTCCCGGTCACGTTGTATTTTTTGATAAAGAGGATCGTTTGGCAATTGTCGGCGATGTCTTGTTTGCCGGATCAATCGGAAGAACAGACTTTCCACGAGGTAACCACGCAGATTTAATTAACGCGATTAAAACAAAATTGTGGCCTTTGGGGGATGATGTTCAGTTTGTGCCGGGCCATGGACCCATGTCGACAATCGGCCAAGAACGAAAAACGAATCCCTATGTTGGGGATCGCGCTTAA
- the atpD gene encoding F0F1 ATP synthase subunit beta — MSNGNIVQCIGPVVDIQFPRDKMPNIYDALTLVDSGEKSFAEKGLTFEVQQQIGDGVVRAIAMGASDGLRRGMEVKSTGKPISVPVGPATLGRIMDVLGRPIDDAGPIATEERRAIHQPAPKFDELSPSVDLLETGIKVIDLVCPFAKGGKVGLFGGAGVGKTVNMMELINNIAKQHSGLSVFAGVGERTREGNDFYHEMKESNVIDKVAMVFGQMNEPPGNRLRVALTGLTMAEAFRDEGRDILFFVDNIYRYTLAGTEVSALLGRMPSAVGYQPTLAEEMGKLQERITSTKTGSVTSIQAVYVPADDLTDPSPATTFLHLDSTVVLSRDIAALGIYPAVDPLDSTSRQLDPQVVGQEHYEVARDVQMTLQRYKELRDIIAILGMDELSPEDKLAVSRARKIQRFLSQPFHVAEVFTGSPGKYVPLKETIRGFKMICSGELDHLPEQAFYMVGSIDEAIEKAKKL, encoded by the coding sequence ATGAGTAACGGAAATATCGTGCAGTGTATCGGTCCAGTGGTGGACATTCAGTTCCCACGCGACAAAATGCCAAACATTTATGATGCATTGACATTAGTTGATAGCGGCGAAAAATCATTTGCTGAAAAAGGGTTGACCTTTGAAGTTCAGCAACAAATCGGCGACGGTGTAGTTCGCGCGATTGCCATGGGTGCGAGCGATGGCTTGCGTCGTGGCATGGAAGTGAAATCTACAGGTAAGCCAATTTCTGTGCCAGTTGGCCCAGCAACTTTGGGCCGCATTATGGACGTTTTGGGTCGCCCAATTGACGACGCAGGTCCGATTGCAACTGAAGAGCGTCGCGCTATTCACCAACCAGCACCGAAGTTTGATGAGCTCTCCCCTTCTGTTGACTTGCTCGAAACAGGCATTAAGGTTATTGACTTAGTTTGCCCATTCGCTAAAGGCGGTAAGGTTGGCTTGTTCGGTGGTGCGGGTGTTGGTAAGACCGTGAATATGATGGAATTGATTAACAACATCGCTAAGCAACACTCAGGTTTATCAGTGTTTGCGGGTGTTGGTGAGCGTACTCGTGAAGGTAATGACTTCTACCACGAGATGAAAGAATCTAACGTTATCGACAAAGTGGCGATGGTGTTTGGTCAGATGAACGAACCTCCAGGCAACCGTTTGCGCGTTGCGTTGACTGGTTTGACAATGGCTGAAGCATTCCGTGACGAAGGCCGTGACATTTTGTTCTTCGTTGACAACATCTACCGTTACACATTGGCCGGTACTGAAGTTTCTGCGTTGCTCGGTCGTATGCCTTCTGCTGTGGGTTACCAACCTACATTGGCTGAAGAGATGGGTAAATTGCAAGAACGTATTACTTCCACTAAGACTGGTTCTGTTACCTCTATTCAGGCCGTTTACGTTCCTGCGGATGACTTGACCGATCCGTCACCAGCTACAACCTTCTTGCACTTAGACTCCACAGTTGTGTTGTCACGTGACATCGCTGCATTGGGTATTTACCCAGCGGTTGATCCATTGGATTCAACCAGCCGTCAGCTTGACCCACAAGTGGTTGGTCAAGAGCACTATGAAGTTGCTCGTGACGTACAGATGACATTGCAGCGCTACAAAGAATTGCGCGACATTATTGCGATTTTGGGTATGGACGAATTGTCTCCAGAAGATAAATTGGCTGTATCACGTGCTCGTAAGATTCAGCGTTTCTTGTCACAGCCTTTCCACGTTGCTGAAGTGTTTACTGGTTCACCAGGCAAATACGTTCCATTGAAAGAAACTATCCGTGGTTTCAAAATGATCTGCAGCGGCGAATTGGATCACTTGCCTGAGCAAGCGTTCTACATGGTGGGTTCAATTGATGAAGCCATCGAGAAAGCCAAGAAGCTTTAA
- the gcvH gene encoding glycine cleavage system protein GcvH yields MNSQDTFKFAETHEWADQEDDGLIWVGISNHAQEALGDVMFFQAPKLGQQVKQGEAIAVIESVKAASDIHAPVSGEIVALNEEVDGSPELVNENPYGVWLFKIKPISDASLTSDLGQLLTLEKYNAGPGA; encoded by the coding sequence ATGAACAGCCAAGATACTTTTAAATTTGCAGAAACCCACGAATGGGCCGATCAGGAAGATGATGGCCTAATCTGGGTTGGCATCAGCAACCACGCCCAAGAGGCGCTTGGTGATGTCATGTTCTTTCAAGCACCAAAGCTTGGTCAACAAGTCAAGCAGGGCGAAGCTATTGCAGTGATTGAATCAGTAAAAGCTGCGAGCGATATTCATGCGCCCGTGAGCGGAGAAATTGTTGCTCTTAATGAAGAAGTGGATGGATCGCCTGAGCTTGTTAATGAAAATCCTTATGGTGTTTGGTTATTCAAAATCAAACCCATATCTGATGCGAGTCTTACCTCTGATTTAGGTCAGCTCTTAACTTTAGAAAAATATAATGCAGGTCCTGGGGCCTAA